The following coding sequences are from one Candidatus Nitrohelix vancouverensis window:
- a CDS encoding AAA family ATPase, producing the protein MKTLARHPDLYEILNVAPNATQKQISIAYSRLIKRLDTGEGGEAEGAPALKEKIALLQEAFDILSDERKRKAYNLLREDEGGGIDEAVKQARTTLNQSRNSRSDERKPLNVYEDYYGFSEKPFDLTPDPKYLYLSPKHKEVLAHLVYGLQENNGFLKIIGEVGTGKTTICRSFLKELYADFSIAYIFNPCINQLELLQSINAELGLPSESTSRKQLIDTLNRFLFAEREKGHRVVVIIDEAQDLQADVLEQLRLLSNLETETEKLIQIVLIGQPELDDLLAEDRLRQLRQRITISWELLPLNLEETRGYIHHRLNVALGKGKVKFLRPAAEWIFRYSHGIPRMINVIADRALLIAYTLNTKTITPKVVKMAIKDIGNLKPLTTKSDFFWRTLAPIGLGFAALAMGLHYFVLPDFNQTPEDADLKKIVAQNPLPLKSPVQSRIPVAAPQTQTPALANDSSDETPEPTALQARRIPSAGPLYITQEDKLVTYLSSLSLGESKMEAVKWMVKTWEIDADTFSAFGDSALERARDEYGLRSYALTANFEKLASLNYPAIIELALPNAQGTKYLALMSLQGDRGVFGSVDQMEIPLSLLDSMWTRKAIILWKDFETLPEDFASGFRGKESIWLQKNLRLLGLFKGREALTYGPKTINAVMEFQRKNQIPDDGRFDDESKMALYNLLDIYPTPKLIPQGAPGLDRTDQG; encoded by the coding sequence ATGAAGACTCTCGCTCGCCATCCCGACCTCTACGAAATTCTGAACGTTGCGCCCAATGCCACGCAAAAGCAGATCAGTATCGCTTATTCCCGGCTCATCAAGCGATTGGATACGGGAGAAGGCGGCGAAGCTGAGGGCGCTCCTGCGCTCAAGGAAAAAATCGCGCTCTTGCAGGAGGCTTTCGACATTCTCTCCGATGAGAGGAAGCGCAAGGCTTACAATTTGTTGAGAGAAGATGAGGGCGGCGGCATCGATGAAGCGGTCAAGCAGGCGCGAACGACTCTCAATCAATCGCGTAACAGTCGGAGCGATGAGCGCAAGCCTTTGAACGTTTACGAGGATTATTACGGCTTTTCAGAAAAGCCGTTCGATCTGACTCCCGACCCGAAATACCTCTACCTCAGCCCGAAGCATAAGGAAGTGCTGGCGCATCTGGTTTATGGTCTGCAGGAGAACAACGGCTTCCTGAAAATCATCGGCGAGGTGGGCACGGGCAAGACTACCATTTGCCGCAGTTTCCTCAAGGAGCTGTACGCCGATTTCAGCATCGCTTATATTTTCAATCCCTGCATCAACCAACTGGAGTTATTGCAATCTATCAACGCCGAACTGGGTCTGCCCTCGGAAAGCACGAGTCGCAAGCAGTTGATCGATACCCTCAATCGCTTTTTGTTTGCGGAGCGCGAAAAGGGTCATCGCGTTGTGGTCATCATCGACGAAGCCCAGGACTTGCAGGCGGATGTGCTGGAGCAATTGCGTCTGCTATCCAATCTGGAAACGGAGACGGAAAAACTCATTCAAATCGTATTGATCGGGCAACCGGAGCTGGATGACTTGCTGGCGGAAGATCGTTTGCGGCAGTTGCGCCAACGCATCACCATCAGCTGGGAATTGCTTCCCCTGAATCTTGAAGAGACGCGCGGCTATATTCACCACCGCCTCAACGTCGCGCTGGGCAAGGGCAAGGTCAAATTCCTTCGTCCGGCGGCGGAATGGATTTTCCGTTACTCGCACGGCATCCCGCGCATGATCAACGTTATCGCCGACCGCGCGCTTCTCATCGCCTACACGCTGAACACCAAGACCATCACGCCCAAAGTGGTGAAGATGGCGATCAAGGACATCGGCAACCTCAAACCGCTGACGACGAAAAGCGATTTTTTCTGGCGGACCCTGGCGCCGATCGGACTGGGCTTTGCGGCGCTGGCGATGGGACTGCATTATTTTGTCTTGCCCGATTTCAATCAAACACCGGAAGACGCCGACCTGAAAAAAATCGTCGCGCAAAATCCCCTGCCGTTGAAAAGTCCTGTGCAGTCTCGCATTCCTGTAGCCGCGCCGCAGACGCAAACGCCTGCGCTCGCCAACGACTCCAGCGATGAAACGCCGGAGCCGACTGCTTTGCAGGCGCGTCGTATTCCCAGCGCCGGACCTTTATACATCACGCAGGAGGACAAGCTGGTGACCTATCTTTCCAGTCTGTCCCTCGGCGAAAGCAAAATGGAAGCGGTCAAGTGGATGGTGAAAACCTGGGAGATCGACGCCGACACTTTTTCCGCGTTTGGCGATTCGGCTCTTGAACGGGCGCGCGACGAATACGGATTGCGATCCTACGCGCTGACCGCCAATTTCGAAAAACTGGCGTCTCTGAATTATCCGGCGATCATTGAACTGGCCCTGCCCAATGCGCAAGGCACCAAGTATCTGGCGCTGATGTCTCTGCAAGGCGACCGCGGCGTTTTCGGTTCCGTCGACCAGATGGAGATTCCCTTATCTCTGCTCGATTCAATGTGGACGCGCAAGGCGATCATTCTGTGGAAAGATTTTGAAACGCTTCCGGAAGATTTCGCTTCCGGCTTTCGCGGCAAAGAGTCCATCTGGTTGCAAAAGAATTTAAGATTGCTCGGATTGTTCAAAGGACGCGAGGCCTTGACCTACGGACCCAAGACGATCAACGCGGTGATGGAATTCCAGCGCAAGAATCAGATCCCGGACGACGGACGTTTTGACGACGAAAGCAAAATGGCGCTCTACAATCTTCTCGATATCTACCCGACGCCGAAGTTGATCCCGCAAGGCGCGCCCGGTCTGGACCGGACCGATCAGGGCTGA
- a CDS encoding DUF1926 domain-containing protein, producing the protein MSPIKFSFCVHNHQPVGNFDHVFEACFRNAYEPYFQILKTFPALKTAAHFSGPLLEWIQKNQPDFLDLLRELVQAGRLELLGGGFYEPILSILPTRDAVGQLQMMNDFLERNIGAKPRGAWLTERIWEPEIPEILSAAGLEYTVVDDAHFHYAGLEEGSLDGYYITEHKGVALKVFPIQKYLRYAIPFKQPEETLALFREAVERGKTALVYADDGEKFGVWPETYQWVYEEEWLKRFFTALEDNQDWLQTATFSERLDAGPPTDRVYLPPASYDEMMEWALPVSASQRLHAVKEDLQGRTDDSCSAALPFLRGGIWNNFLTKYDESNLLHKKILYVSQRVAALPADAPEKAEALRELYQGQCNCALWHGLFGGLYLNYLRHALYRHLIAAETLVDQVMGEGPALETRDYDLDGRAEILMRQQSLSAYFSPTYGGALFELDHRKGCFNLSDVLRRRPESYHHAIAKIGHDSSDADATPQSIHDRVRCKEDNLQDKLIYDPWRRYSFLDRFLDPTVDLENFKTCRYEELGDFAGRPYTIQPKKPNALSLQLERTARLSLPQGKQTQVVLQKTFFVPNEGAFLSAHYLLSNDGDEKIDLRWGVELNLTLLAGDAPDRYYVCPGRRLQDARLISSEDLKDVESFGMRDDWSGFQVNLALGSPARLWRYPVETVSQSEDGFESSYQGSCLFASWPLLLAPGDSAYFSIELSISE; encoded by the coding sequence ATGTCGCCCATAAAATTCAGTTTCTGCGTCCATAATCATCAGCCGGTCGGCAATTTCGATCATGTCTTCGAAGCCTGCTTTCGCAACGCCTATGAACCTTATTTTCAGATATTGAAAACCTTTCCAGCGCTGAAAACAGCGGCGCATTTTTCCGGCCCTCTGCTGGAATGGATACAAAAAAACCAACCCGACTTTCTCGACCTCCTGCGCGAACTGGTTCAGGCCGGGCGACTGGAATTGCTCGGGGGCGGTTTTTACGAACCGATCCTTTCCATCCTTCCGACCCGCGACGCCGTCGGCCAATTGCAAATGATGAATGATTTTCTCGAACGGAACATCGGCGCAAAACCGCGCGGGGCATGGCTGACGGAACGCATCTGGGAACCGGAGATTCCCGAAATCCTGTCGGCGGCGGGTCTGGAATACACGGTTGTGGACGACGCGCATTTTCATTACGCCGGACTGGAAGAGGGAAGTCTCGACGGTTACTACATCACCGAGCATAAGGGCGTCGCTCTCAAGGTCTTCCCGATTCAGAAATATCTTCGCTACGCCATCCCCTTCAAACAGCCGGAAGAAACCCTGGCGCTGTTTCGCGAAGCTGTAGAGCGCGGTAAAACGGCGCTGGTCTATGCCGACGATGGAGAAAAATTTGGCGTCTGGCCGGAGACTTATCAATGGGTCTACGAAGAAGAATGGCTCAAGCGTTTCTTTACGGCTCTCGAAGACAATCAGGACTGGTTGCAGACCGCGACCTTCTCCGAACGCCTCGACGCCGGCCCGCCGACCGACCGGGTCTATCTTCCTCCGGCCTCTTACGATGAAATGATGGAATGGGCCTTGCCCGTATCTGCGAGCCAGCGATTGCATGCGGTTAAAGAAGATTTGCAGGGTCGCACCGACGACTCCTGCTCCGCCGCCCTGCCTTTCCTGCGCGGCGGTATCTGGAATAATTTTTTGACCAAATACGACGAGAGCAATCTCCTGCACAAAAAAATCCTCTACGTCAGTCAACGCGTCGCCGCGCTTCCGGCGGACGCTCCGGAAAAAGCTGAGGCCCTGCGCGAACTGTATCAGGGTCAATGCAATTGCGCCTTGTGGCACGGACTGTTTGGCGGTTTGTACCTGAACTATCTGCGCCACGCTCTTTACCGGCATTTGATCGCGGCGGAGACCCTCGTCGATCAGGTTATGGGCGAAGGACCCGCTCTGGAAACTAGGGATTATGATCTGGACGGGCGAGCGGAAATTCTCATGCGCCAGCAGTCCCTGAGCGCTTACTTCTCTCCGACTTACGGCGGCGCCTTGTTTGAACTGGATCACCGCAAGGGCTGTTTTAATTTGTCTGATGTTTTGCGTCGTCGACCCGAAAGCTATCATCATGCTATTGCCAAGATCGGGCATGACAGCTCCGACGCCGACGCCACGCCTCAATCCATTCACGACCGCGTGCGATGCAAGGAAGATAATCTGCAAGACAAGCTGATCTATGATCCCTGGCGACGCTATTCGTTTCTCGACCGATTCCTTGATCCCACAGTCGACCTTGAAAACTTCAAGACCTGTCGCTATGAAGAGCTGGGCGATTTTGCAGGGCGTCCTTATACGATTCAGCCCAAAAAACCAAACGCCCTGTCTCTGCAACTGGAACGAACGGCTCGCCTGAGTCTGCCTCAGGGCAAGCAAACACAGGTCGTCTTGCAGAAAACTTTTTTTGTTCCGAACGAAGGCGCCTTCCTCTCTGCGCATTATCTGCTGAGCAATGACGGCGACGAGAAGATTGATTTGCGCTGGGGCGTGGAATTGAATCTGACCTTGCTGGCGGGAGACGCGCCGGACCGATACTACGTCTGCCCCGGACGACGCTTGCAGGATGCGCGACTGATAAGCTCAGAGGATTTAAAGGACGTGGAATCCTTCGGCATGCGCGACGACTGGTCGGGCTTTCAGGTGAATCTGGCGCTGGGTTCGCCCGCGCGGCTGTGGCGCTACCCTGTGGAGACCGTGTCGCAGTCTGAAGACGGTTTTGAAAGTTCCTATCAAGGCTCCTGCCTGTTCGCAAGCTGGCCGCTTCTACTGGCGCCGGGGGACAGCGCCTATTTTTCTATCGAACTGTCGATCAGCGAATAA
- a CDS encoding ABC transporter ATP-binding protein, which yields MKDFAKILAFAKPYKKIIAFAFFCLTLTSAINLLLPLIVKNMINAVLVLKDSEVLNTLTFQLGAIILLQAAFSVTHNYIFGFVGQRITADFRIKFFSHLQTLSLRFFQSRRVGEILSRMSGDITTIENALVAIPVAVLRQTITLFGALIIILYLNWKLTGLILLVLPPLMIGARIFGRRLRGLAAGVQDQMAKASVVLEETMSSIKVVKSYGREPYENQRFQKEINDGFDISLGKLKISASFGPIILCMTFLLSALLIWYGGTQVMQGATTPGELAAFFLYALVIAGPIGTFVRIYTQSQEALGAVRRVYEIFDSETEVRNCENPITPAVVHGGLQFENVQFGYDKDAPILKGVDFDIKPGQNVALVGPSGAGKTTIVQLLLRFFDPDSGAVKLDGTDIKQIDLKFFLDQFALVPQETHLFGGTIRENILYGKLDATEEELIHAAKQANAHDFIMNLEDGYDHLVGEKGVKLSGGERQRISIARAFLKNPKILVLDEATSSLDNQSEALIKEALETLTAGRTTVVIAHRLSAVHHADKIVVIDKGHVVEVGNHQSLMANENLYYHLYATKQLEADIAE from the coding sequence ATGAAAGATTTTGCGAAAATTCTGGCCTTCGCCAAACCCTATAAAAAAATCATCGCCTTTGCGTTTTTCTGTCTGACCTTGACCTCGGCGATCAATCTGCTACTCCCCTTGATCGTCAAAAACATGATCAACGCCGTGCTTGTTCTGAAAGACTCCGAGGTCCTGAACACGCTGACTTTTCAGCTGGGCGCCATCATTCTTCTGCAGGCGGCTTTTTCTGTAACGCATAACTATATATTCGGCTTTGTCGGTCAACGCATCACCGCCGATTTTCGCATCAAGTTTTTCTCGCATCTGCAAACGCTGTCCCTGCGATTTTTTCAATCGCGCCGGGTCGGAGAAATCCTTTCCCGAATGAGCGGCGACATCACCACCATCGAAAACGCGCTCGTCGCGATTCCCGTCGCCGTACTGCGCCAGACCATCACCCTGTTCGGCGCATTGATTATCATTCTCTATCTGAACTGGAAACTGACCGGCCTGATCCTGCTCGTATTACCGCCTTTGATGATTGGCGCGCGCATCTTTGGACGTCGTCTGCGCGGACTCGCCGCTGGCGTGCAGGACCAAATGGCGAAAGCCTCTGTTGTCCTCGAAGAGACCATGTCTTCCATTAAAGTGGTGAAATCCTACGGTCGCGAGCCTTACGAAAACCAGCGCTTCCAAAAAGAGATCAACGACGGTTTCGATATTTCACTGGGCAAACTGAAAATATCCGCTTCTTTCGGTCCCATCATCCTGTGCATGACTTTTCTTTTGTCCGCCCTGCTCATCTGGTACGGAGGAACGCAGGTCATGCAAGGCGCCACCACGCCCGGCGAACTCGCCGCGTTTTTTCTTTATGCGCTGGTGATCGCCGGTCCCATCGGCACCTTCGTTCGCATCTACACGCAATCGCAGGAAGCCCTCGGCGCGGTGCGTCGCGTTTATGAAATCTTCGATTCTGAAACGGAAGTCCGCAATTGCGAGAATCCGATTACGCCCGCCGTGGTCCACGGCGGCCTTCAATTTGAAAACGTTCAATTCGGTTACGATAAAGACGCTCCCATCCTCAAAGGCGTCGACTTCGATATAAAGCCGGGGCAAAACGTGGCCCTGGTTGGCCCCAGCGGCGCCGGGAAAACCACCATCGTGCAACTCCTGCTCCGGTTTTTTGACCCGGACAGCGGCGCAGTAAAACTCGATGGAACCGACATCAAACAAATCGATCTTAAATTTTTTCTCGATCAGTTCGCTCTGGTTCCGCAGGAGACGCATCTGTTCGGCGGCACCATTCGCGAAAATATTCTCTATGGCAAACTGGACGCGACAGAAGAGGAATTGATCCACGCCGCGAAACAAGCGAACGCGCATGATTTCATCATGAATCTCGAAGACGGCTACGATCACCTCGTTGGCGAAAAAGGCGTGAAACTCTCCGGCGGAGAACGCCAACGCATCTCCATCGCCCGCGCCTTTTTGAAGAATCCAAAAATTCTGGTGCTCGACGAAGCAACTTCTTCCCTCGACAACCAGTCCGAAGCCTTGATCAAGGAAGCTCTCGAAACGCTGACAGCGGGACGAACCACCGTCGTCATCGCGCATCGCCTGAGCGCCGTCCACCACGCCGACAAGATCGTCGTGATCGACAAGGGCCATGTGGTCGAAGTCGGCAACCATCAGTCCCTGATGGCGAACGAAAATCTCTACTACCACCTCTACGCCACCAAACAACTGGAAGCGGATATCGCGGAATAA
- a CDS encoding flagellar protein FlaG has translation MDIEVTKTTGNAPVEAPRLSSSTAKPAPAKAPAVNVQTSEVEDSVSLSKEAKNALTQSEVNRAGKQGSKEAVNTESGSSNTPSSVERKLSVTDDNQVVLKIIDGKTQKLVRQIPAEEVVRLKDAMRNFIDRL, from the coding sequence ATGGACATTGAAGTAACAAAAACAACTGGAAACGCGCCTGTAGAGGCGCCTCGGCTCAGTTCGTCCACTGCAAAGCCCGCTCCGGCAAAGGCTCCTGCGGTGAATGTCCAAACTTCCGAAGTGGAAGACTCAGTATCTTTGTCTAAAGAAGCAAAAAATGCGTTGACCCAATCGGAAGTTAACAGGGCTGGGAAACAAGGTTCAAAAGAAGCGGTAAACACCGAATCAGGCAGTTCGAACACCCCCTCTTCGGTGGAGAGGAAACTTTCAGTCACGGATGACAATCAGGTCGTTTTAAAAATCATCGACGGCAAGACACAGAAGTTGGTCCGTCAAATTCCAGCTGAAGAAGTGGTGCGTCTTAAAGACGCGATGCGGAATTTTATCGATAGATTGTAG
- a CDS encoding NAD(P)-dependent oxidoreductase, whose product MKIALTGITGMVGSHLIKQLTEGEGEPHEIRALIREESLLDHLKPYEDVDYVIGGLEDRESLTKLVDGVDALIHLAHFPGPVQTADELVRVNVNGSFDLLEEAKRARVRQVVFMSACAVFGDILPTVSEENPLDETHPVRPASLYGSIKSSIESFCFHYYRSRAFDINILRPVTVYGVRPQIDKSEWFQTVDYLATNYNVDLKGSTKYVSVDSVCQAICKVLGNPEASGKIYHLIDGHIQNMELGEMIVEIVDSFGEIEGIRGEAGVPMSSQAAKDLGVEFQGKEGIKEYIKLIFDLQSKYGGDRNVQNW is encoded by the coding sequence ATGAAAATCGCTTTAACGGGAATCACCGGCATGGTGGGTTCACATCTGATCAAGCAGTTGACGGAAGGCGAAGGGGAACCCCACGAAATCCGCGCTCTCATCCGCGAGGAAAGCCTGCTCGACCATTTGAAACCTTATGAAGATGTGGACTACGTCATCGGCGGGCTGGAAGATCGCGAATCGCTCACCAAACTGGTCGACGGCGTCGATGCGCTGATCCATCTGGCGCATTTCCCCGGTCCGGTGCAAACGGCGGACGAGCTGGTGCGCGTCAACGTCAACGGCAGTTTTGATCTGCTCGAAGAGGCCAAACGTGCGCGCGTGCGACAGGTTGTCTTCATGAGCGCTTGCGCCGTCTTCGGCGATATTCTGCCGACGGTCAGCGAAGAGAACCCGCTGGACGAGACCCATCCGGTCCGACCTGCATCGCTTTACGGCTCCATCAAATCATCCATCGAATCCTTTTGCTTCCATTATTACCGAAGCCGCGCGTTCGACATCAATATCCTGCGTCCGGTAACGGTCTACGGGGTGCGCCCACAAATCGACAAGTCGGAATGGTTCCAGACCGTGGATTATCTGGCGACGAACTACAACGTGGATTTGAAAGGAAGCACCAAATACGTATCCGTCGACTCGGTCTGCCAGGCGATCTGCAAGGTTTTGGGCAACCCCGAAGCCTCGGGCAAGATCTACCACCTCATTGACGGTCATATCCAGAACATGGAATTGGGCGAAATGATCGTGGAGATTGTCGATTCCTTCGGCGAGATCGAGGGCATTCGCGGCGAGGCGGGCGTGCCGATGAGTTCTCAGGCCGCCAAGGATCTGGGTGTCGAGTTCCAGGGTAAGGAAGGCATCAAAGAATACATCAAGCTGATCTTTGACCTGCAGTCCAAGTATGGCGGAGACCGCAACGTTCAGAACTGGTAA
- a CDS encoding tetratricopeptide repeat protein: MQDSPVIRALSILLALTLIVFLQIVQHDFVGWDDPVYVYGNIFVAQGLTWEGFSWGWNAFEQGNWHPLTWWSHMLDTQLFGLEPGATHAVNLALHSFNCSLLFLFFYSATRRFYESLGVAILFAVHPMHVESVAWASERKDLLSSFFWILAMIAHARYARQPNRGMQAVVFFCMTLGLMAKATLIALPLILLILDFWPLNRYPDRSWKSPEMRRFFLKCLVEKIPLFILSIIGSALAMYAQSHAGAVTDLPLVGRLAHVLLNYADYIEKFFWPLQLAPLYPFRAGYSAPLALLALAALTAITFAAFRYARAFPWALAGWLWFLIALLPVVGLVKIGAHSIADRYSYLAYIGLSIPLCWSLGRLAELEARSKKWIAAFSLSILLCLTLMAQKQASYWKNSESLFQRALAVTQNNYLMHDYLGVAYFREERFEEAGEQFRESVRINPYYAKGRLSLGGYYYTVGEWELAEKEFQAALDLNPSLEQAREYRERARMEQIQELPEVR, from the coding sequence ATGCAGGATTCCCCCGTGATCCGCGCTCTCAGCATTCTACTCGCCCTCACGCTCATCGTTTTCCTTCAAATCGTTCAACACGATTTTGTCGGCTGGGACGATCCCGTCTATGTTTATGGAAATATTTTCGTCGCGCAGGGTCTGACCTGGGAAGGTTTCAGCTGGGGCTGGAACGCCTTCGAGCAGGGCAACTGGCACCCGCTGACCTGGTGGTCGCATATGCTGGACACGCAATTATTCGGCTTGGAACCCGGCGCGACGCACGCCGTCAACCTGGCCCTGCATTCGTTCAACTGTTCGTTGCTCTTCCTGTTTTTCTATTCCGCCACGCGCCGCTTTTACGAAAGCCTCGGTGTCGCCATACTATTCGCCGTCCACCCCATGCATGTGGAATCCGTCGCCTGGGCTTCGGAGCGCAAAGATTTATTGAGTTCCTTTTTCTGGATACTCGCCATGATCGCCCATGCGCGATACGCCCGTCAGCCGAACAGAGGGATGCAAGCCGTCGTCTTTTTTTGCATGACGCTTGGCTTGATGGCCAAAGCGACCTTGATCGCTCTTCCTTTGATCTTATTGATTCTCGACTTCTGGCCCCTGAACCGTTACCCGGACAGATCGTGGAAGTCGCCGGAGATGCGCCGTTTCTTTCTCAAATGTCTCGTAGAAAAAATTCCTCTCTTCATTCTTTCGATCATCGGCTCCGCGCTCGCCATGTACGCCCAGAGCCATGCCGGAGCGGTGACCGATCTGCCCCTGGTCGGTCGCCTCGCGCATGTGCTTCTCAACTACGCCGACTATATTGAAAAGTTTTTCTGGCCCCTGCAACTCGCCCCGCTCTATCCCTTTCGGGCCGGATACTCGGCGCCGCTGGCCCTGCTTGCGCTCGCCGCTTTGACCGCGATCACCTTCGCCGCATTTCGTTATGCCCGCGCATTTCCCTGGGCACTGGCGGGATGGCTCTGGTTTCTGATCGCCCTGCTTCCCGTCGTCGGTCTGGTGAAAATCGGCGCTCACTCCATCGCCGACCGTTACAGCTACCTCGCCTATATCGGCCTGTCCATCCCCTTGTGCTGGTCGCTCGGTCGTCTGGCGGAACTCGAAGCGCGATCTAAAAAATGGATCGCCGCGTTCAGTCTCTCGATCCTCCTGTGCCTGACGCTGATGGCGCAGAAGCAGGCGAGCTATTGGAAGAACAGCGAAAGCCTGTTTCAAAGAGCCCTGGCGGTCACTCAGAACAATTATCTGATGCACGACTATCTCGGCGTCGCCTATTTCCGCGAAGAACGCTTTGAGGAAGCGGGCGAACAGTTTCGCGAATCGGTGCGCATCAACCCCTATTACGCCAAAGGACGCCTGAGTCTGGGCGGCTATTACTACACTGTGGGGGAGTGGGAACTCGCTGAGAAAGAGTTTCAAGCCGCTCTCGATCTCAACCCCTCTCTCGAACAGGCCCGTGAGTATAGGGAACGCGCCAGAATGGAACAGATACAGGAATTGCCGGAAGTTCGCTGA
- a CDS encoding pentapeptide repeat-containing protein, with product MASVSVAQVREMLRGERPHMVGKDFSGLDLDGFDFSGMTLHRMNFKDTSLVNAKFNKAFLSETCFDRADMTGADLSESNLKNAQLNRTCLRNANLSKANLTGASLYDADLKKASLSFANLKQANLGAAELGAASFFGADLTGADFTAANTLGASFNKARLDKVKGLRK from the coding sequence ATGGCAAGCGTATCAGTAGCTCAAGTCCGCGAAATGTTGCGCGGCGAGCGTCCACATATGGTGGGCAAGGATTTTTCCGGCCTCGACCTCGATGGATTTGATTTCAGCGGAATGACCCTGCACCGCATGAATTTCAAGGACACTTCCCTGGTCAACGCAAAATTCAATAAAGCCTTTTTGTCGGAGACCTGTTTCGACCGGGCCGACATGACCGGCGCCGATCTTTCCGAATCGAATTTGAAAAACGCCCAGCTCAACCGGACTTGCCTGAGGAACGCCAATCTCAGCAAGGCGAATTTGACCGGCGCCAGCCTCTACGACGCGGACCTTAAAAAAGCCAGCCTGTCCTTCGCCAATCTGAAGCAGGCAAATTTGGGCGCCGCCGAACTGGGAGCGGCTTCTTTTTTTGGAGCCGATCTCACCGGAGCCGATTTCACTGCGGCCAATACCCTGGGCGCCAGTTTCAACAAAGCCCGACTCGACAAGGTCAAGGGCCTCCGAAAATAA
- a CDS encoding tetratricopeptide repeat protein, producing MMKQKFSNYMLCAGLALTLNACVVVPAPIESHYNRGVQLYDEQKYTDAIAEYQLALKDDPENYFAQYNLAVAYQDAGKPEAALEQYRNILAKGEDANSRINIAGILYARGDVDGAFKELETAADSNPHNPNPLGIWGDYLTRENKLKEAEEKFKAALQREPNHAWNWNRLGLLHARNANHDDAYAALLKSVELDPQEPAFLESLALEYERRDELMEAINLLEAASALQPDRKDMYIRLGDLYKKTQMYQEALTRYWTALSINDDEPQVHRSLLEIYQRLAENEKQQVEQIERQGTLAQKNP from the coding sequence ATGATGAAACAAAAGTTTTCAAATTACATGCTTTGCGCAGGACTGGCGCTGACGCTGAACGCCTGCGTCGTTGTGCCCGCGCCCATCGAAAGCCATTACAACCGCGGCGTGCAATTGTACGACGAGCAAAAATACACCGACGCCATCGCCGAATACCAACTTGCGCTGAAGGACGACCCCGAAAATTACTTCGCGCAATACAACCTCGCCGTCGCTTATCAGGATGCGGGTAAACCCGAGGCCGCGCTGGAACAGTATCGGAACATTCTCGCTAAAGGCGAAGACGCCAATTCGCGCATCAACATCGCCGGAATCCTCTATGCGCGCGGAGACGTCGACGGTGCCTTCAAGGAACTGGAAACCGCCGCTGACAGCAATCCGCACAATCCCAACCCGCTCGGCATTTGGGGCGATTACCTGACGCGCGAGAACAAACTCAAAGAGGCTGAAGAAAAATTCAAGGCCGCCTTGCAACGGGAACCCAACCATGCCTGGAACTGGAACCGGCTGGGACTCCTGCATGCGCGCAACGCCAACCACGACGACGCCTATGCCGCCCTGCTCAAATCCGTGGAGCTGGACCCGCAGGAACCGGCGTTTCTGGAATCTCTGGCGCTCGAATACGAACGCCGCGATGAACTCATGGAAGCGATCAATTTGCTCGAAGCCGCTTCGGCCTTGCAACCGGATCGCAAGGATATGTATATTCGCCTCGGCGATTTATACAAAAAAACTCAGATGTATCAGGAAGCGTTGACCCGCTACTGGACCGCGCTTTCAATCAACGACGACGAACCTCAGGTGCATCGAAGTCTGCTTGAGATTTACCAGCGGCTGGCTGAAAATGAAAAACAGCAAGTGGAGCAAATTGAACGTCAGGGCACTCTGGCCCAGAAAAATCCCTGA